Part of the Streptomyces sp. RFCAC02 genome is shown below.
CTGGCGCCCGCCTCCGCGAACAGCTCGGCCGTCGCGGCGCCCATCCCCATGGCGGCGCCGGTGACGATCGCGACCTTGCCCTCCAGAACCGGGAACGTCATCTCTCCGCACCTCTCCTCGCGATGTCCGCCGACGGTGCGGCGCCTCCCGGTCAGTCTGGAACGGGAGCGGACGCGGCGCGCGGCCGGTTGCTCCGAACGCGGTGCGGGGCCGGGAGGGTCAGGAGCGGTCGGCGGCCGGCCGGCGGGACACGGCAACAGGCCATGAGCGGGAGAACGGTGTCACAGGGCCAGGCTCCCGGTGGCCAGGAGTACGGCGTGGCGGAACGCCTCGGCACCGGCCTGTGCGCCCTCCGCCCCGGCCACACGCGCCCACTCCTCGGCCGCGACGCGCAGGGCGGCGTTCAGCATGACGGCCTTGACCCGCGGCGTCAGGGCGGCCGGGTCGTCGCCGGTGCGCGCGGCGATGATGCCGGTGAACACCGGTTCGGCGTCCCGGTGGACGCTCAGCCACACGGCGCGCAGCCCCGGCTCGTCCGGCAGCAGGCGCACCAGCGCGAGCAGCGCCTCGGCGTCCTCCGTCCGGTCGAGCGCGGACGGGTCCTGCCGCAGCCCCTCGCTCAGGGGCCGGTCGGCGGGCCAGCGCCGCAGCCGCGCGGCGGTGGCCTCCAGACCGGCGGACAGCAGCGGGCGTACGCACTCCTCCTTGGAGGGGAAGTAACGCCACAGGGTGCGCAGCGAGATGCCCGCCTCGCGGGCGATCTGCGCTCCGGAGGTCGCCGCGACGCCCCGCGCGTCGAACAGCCGCACGGCCGCGTGGGCGATCTCCAGCCGGGTGGCCGCCTTGCGCCGCTCGGTCAGCGGCGGCCGTCCGGTCGGCCGCGCCCCGCCGGGCGGCACGGCCTCCGGTGCTCCGGGCTGCTCCACTGCGCTCTCCCCCTCCGCCGCTGCCGTCTGTCACCCTAACGAGCCATCGGGCGGCGGCCCCGTCAGGCCGCTCTCCCGGTGTCCCGCCGAGGGGCGAGGTAGGCGGCGACCCGGTCGAGGGTCGCGTCCGTCTCGGGGAGGGTGGGCGCGATGTTGAGGTGGCCGTGGAAGACGCCCGCGGCGAAGTAGGTCTCGACGTCGACGCCGTGCCGCGCGGCCCGCTCGGCGGCGTCGGCGGCACCGACGCGCAGGTCGTCGTACTCGGCGAGGATGACCAGCATGGGCGGAAGGCCCGTGTAGTCGGCGTCGTCGAAGGCCGCGAGCGGCGCGTCGGCGCGGGGGCCGGTGTAGCGGTCCCACATGGTGTCCAGGGCTTCCTGCGGGAAACGCATGGCGGGCGGGACGGCGGCCATCAGCCGCTCGTGCTCCGCCGTCGTGCGGGCGCGGCGGTGCAGGGCGGGGTAGGCGAGCACCAGCCGGTCCGGCACCGCGCGGCCCCGGGCACGCAGTTCGTACGCCGCCGCCAGCGCGAGATTGCCGCCGGCCGAGGCGCCGCCCAGCGCGGTGCGCTCCGGGTCCGTGCCGAGAACGGCGGCGTGCTCGCGGGTCCACAGATACGCATCGGCCGCCTGGCGGTGCAGCGCCGGGTAGGTGACGGTCGTGCCGTTCGCGAGGTGGTAGTCGACGGAGACCACGACGACGCCGGCGCGGGCGCACACCTCGCGGCTGACGGTGTCCCCCTCCGTGTCGTCGAGGGAGCCCGCGGCGAAACCGCCGCCGTGCAGCCAGACGAGGGCGCCGTGGGGACCTGCCGCCGGCCCGGGCGGTGTGTAGACGCGGACGCGCAGGTTCCCGTCCCGGCCGATGTGTTCCTCGGCGGTCGGCACGGGCGGGGCCTGGTACGGACGCTCGTCGCGGTAGACGTCGGCCTTGGCGGCGCGCAGGACGGGATCCGCGTCCGTTTCGGCCCGGGTGGCCCCGGCGAGGGGGGCGAGTTTCTTCTCCAGGGACGGATCGAGGGACATGGGACCTCCGGCAGTGGGGACGACCGTGCGCTTGAATCGTTTTATCAGGACGCGGTCCGGCCCGGGGAGCCCCCGGCCGGTGTCCGTCAACGCCCTTGGCCGGTACGGTTGTTGCCAGACGCGCAGGGGGTGCGGAGGTGAAGGAACCGGGTCCGGACGATCCCGCCGAGATCGGCCCTTACCGGCTGGTGGCACGGCTCGCCACGGGCAGCACGGGACGCGTCTGCCTCGGACGCTCCCCGGACGGCGAACACGTCGCCGTCCGGCTCGTGCACGAGTCCCGGGCGGACGATGCCGCGTTCCGGCGGCGCTTCGCGCGCGAGGTCGCGGTGGCGCAGCGGGTGCGCAGCCCGTGGACGGTGCCGGTCCTCGGGGGCGACACGGGCGCGCGCGTGCCGTGGGTGGCGACCGGGTACGTCCCCGGGCCGACGCTGCGTGACGCCGTGGCGGAACGTTTCGGCCCGCTGCCGGAGGCGTCCGCGTGGGCGCTGTGCCTCGGCCTGGCGCGGGCACTGGCGGAGATCCACGGCCACGACCTCGTGCACGGTGGCCTGAAGCCGTCCGGCATCCTGCTCACCCCGGAGGGTCCGAAGGTCACCGGCTTCGGCATCGCACGCGGCGCGGCGGTGACGCCGTCCGGCTCCCCCCGGTGGCTGGCCCCCGAACAGATCGTCGGCGAGCGGGCCGGAGCGCCGGCCGACGTGTTCGCGCTGGGCGCGGTGGTGGCGTACGCGGTCACCGGCACCGGGCTGCCGGCGGCGGATGCGTCCGCGCCCTGGCAGTCCCCGGACGGGGGAACGGGAGCCGGGCCGGTGGACGGCCCGCTGCGCGGGGAGCTGCGCGACCTCGTGACGCGGTGCACGGCGAAGGACCCGGCGCGCCGCCCGTCACCGGCCGAGATAGCCGAGGAGGCCGCGCGGCACGGCGCGGCGGCGCTCGCCGGCGGGGCCTGGCTGCCCCCCGCCCTGTCGGCCGGACTCGGGCGGGATGCGGCGGCTCCCCCGGTCCCGGACGTGCCCGGCGACCCGCCGACGCACCCGGCCGGGGCATCGCGTGGGCAGCGCCGGTCGGTGCGCGGCGCTGCGGCGGTCGGCGCGTTGCTGCTGGCGGCCCTGGCCACATGGGCGCTCCTGCCGGGTGGTGGGGACAGCGCCTCCGAAGCGGCCGGTGACGCTCCGGGGAAGTCGGAGGCCGACGCGCCGGACTCGGACGACGCGCCGTGGCCGGGCCCGGCGGCCGAGACCGGTCTGACCCCCGAGACCGGCTTGACGGACGTGCGGGGCGACGCGGACGGTGCCGGCGGGACGGGCGCCACGGAGCCGGACGGCGCGACGGAAACCGCGCCGCCGGCCGGTTCCGGCGCGCCGCTGAGCGAGCTGCTGCCCCCGGAGGTGCGCGAGGCGGGGACCGTCACGGTGTACGCGCCGGTCGACGCCGGGCCGTTCGGCCACCTCGACGGGTCGGGCGGGTTCGCCGGCCTCGAACCGGAGCTGCTGGCCGCCATGGGGGAGCGCCTCGGCGTCACCTTCGCGCTGGAGGCCGCCGACGATCGGGAGACGGCCCTGGAGCGGCTCGCGGGGGGCGAGGGACCGCGCATGGCGATCGGGGGGTTCTCCGACACGCCCGACAACCGCTCCGAGTCCGGGACCACCGTGGTGGACAGCTTCCAGGACGGCTATGTGCTGGTGATGCGCGACGGCGAGGTCGCCCGCGACCTGGGCGGTCTGTGCGGCGGCACGGTCGCCGGCTGGGAGGGCGACTACTACCGGGGACTGGTGGCGGCCGAGAGCACGGCCTGCGGGGATCCCGTCCGGTACTGGGGGATCGACGACCTGCCCGCCATGCTGGACGCGGTGCGCGACGGTGAGGCGGACGCGGCGTTCGTGCTGTACACGGAGATCGTCGGCCATTTCGCCGAGCACGAGGGGTCGGACGGCGGCCTGGCCCTGTCGGAGCGCCTGATGCTCATCGGCGACTACGGCATGGCGGTGCACCGCGGCGACGGGGAGCTGGCGCAGGCCCTGCGCGCCGCGCTCCAGTCGCTGATCGACGACGGGACGTACGCGCGGGCCATGGAGCGCTGGGGCATCCCGGACGCCGCGGTGGACACCGCGCGGGTGAACGGCGAGCCGTGACGGCCGCGGGCCGGTCGCCGGGTCAGACGGCGGACCAGCCGTTGTCGACGGGCAGGACGACGCCGTTGACGTTGCTCGCGGCGTCGGAGGCGAGGAAGAGGATCGCGGCGGCCTGCTCCTCCGGCCCCGAGACCCGGCCGGTGTTGGCCCGGTAGGCGCCGATGACGGCGGGGCCGGCGGCGGTGGCGTCGGTGTCGACGGCGATGCCGGTGGCGGTGCCGCCGGGGGCGATGGCGTTGGCCCTGATGCCCCGGTCCCGGTACATGACCGCGAGGGACTTCGTGAGGCCGACGACGCCGTGCTTGGAGGCGGTGTACGCGGCGCCGGCGGCGCTGCCGCGCAGACCGGCCTCGGACGCCGTGTTGACGATCGCGGCCCTGCCCGAGGCGAGGAGGTGCGGGAGCGCGGCGCGGGTGAGGAGGAAGGGCGCCGTGAGGTTCACGCGCAGGACACGGTCCCACTCCGCGTCGGAGACCTCGCCGAGGGCCGACATGCGGTCCATGACGCCGGCGTTGTTCACGAGGACGTCGATGCCGCCGAACGTCTCGACGGCGGTGGCGACGACCCGGTCCACGACCCGCTGGTCGCCGAGGTCGCCGACGACGGCCACGGCCGTGCCGCCTGCTGCGGTGACCTGCCGCACGGTGGCATCGGCGCCCTCGCGGGAGAGGTCGGCGACGAGGACCTTGGCCCTCTCGCGGGCGAAGGCGAGGGCCGCGGCCCGACCGATGCCGGAGCCGGCCCCGGTGACGATGACGCCCCTGCCGTCGAGCCCGGTGTGGCTGCCCATGGTCGTTCTCCTCGCGTGCGGTGGTACGGGCGGCGGTGGCGCCGCGCCGCCGACCCTACGACTTCATGGCACACAGTGCCAAAAAGTCGCCGCGCGCCCCGCCCGTGAGGACCGGGCCGGGCGCACCCGTCCACGGACCCCGGGAATGGGCAGCGCCGGCCCGGGCGGGATCCGGGCCGGCGCAGACGGTGCGGTGGAGGTGATCACGGCTGCTCGAAGGTCCACACGGCCCGGGCGCCGGGACCGACGGACAGCGTGGAGTTGCCGATCCGCTCCTCGGTCATGACGTCCTGGGACTCGTTCAGCGCCATCTTGATCCACTGCAGGCCGTACTCACCCGCCGGGACCACGTCGAACTGGACCTCGGTGACGCCGTCCGACACGTGGACGTCGCCGTCGTCGAAATACTCGATGTCGAGGCCGGCGGCCTCGAACAGCGGCAGGTTGTCGCTGAGGTCGCGCTCGCTCACGCCGAAGCGCAGGCCGGTGATCTCGCGCATCAGGTGGTCCTGGTAGTCGTCGGTCTGGTACCGCTCCCGGCTGATGTCACCGGGGTAGGCCGCCGGGTCCGTGTTGCTGCGCGGGTCCTCGAAGTACTCCGGCAGGTACTCCATCGCCCAGGCCCCGAAGGTGTCCCACTCGGTGACGGGCATGTTGAACCCGTCGAACCACCCCACCGGGACGCCGTCGCCGAAGTCGCGCGTCTGGCGGAACTCGAGGGGGTCGACGCCCGCCTCGGTCAGCCGCTCGGTCGCCGTCTGGAGGCCGCCGGTGTACTCGGCCGACAGCGCCAGCGAGGACGAGCCGTAGTTGGCGTCCTGGCCGGGCAGTTCACCTTCGGCGAAGAACTCGAAGTAGGTCTCGCTGCCGTAGATGTAGCTGCCGCTCCAGGTCAGCTCCGCACCGGTGGTCGTGCGGATCTCGAAGTTGGCGAAGTCCCGCAGGTACTCCGAGTTGTCGATGGCCTCGGCGGTCTCGGCGTCGATGACCGCGTAGGAGTGGTTGTAGTACAGCGTCGGCTCATCGGCTGTCTGCTGGGCCTGCTCGGCCGTCACCGGCTGCGCGCCGGCCTGGCCCGCTCCCGTGAGGGCGACGGTGACGCCCAGCGCAGCGACGGTCGCAACTCCGAAAAACCGTTTCTTCAGCATGAGGGCTCCCTACTGGGCTCGTACATGGGTGCGGGGGGTGGGACGCCGAAAGCTCGGGCAAGGCCCGGGGCGCGCGTCCGGCGGGACGGTGCCGGCGGTTTCCTGTACGTGCGGTGCCGCGCCCGCTCCCGTCGTCCGGTCCGGTGCGTTTTTTCGCAGGTGCAATGCGGGCGGTCCACGGCACAACCGCCCCACCGGCACCAGGAACCCCAGTGGCCGGCACCAGCAAGAATCCCGATGCCGAATCGGCCGGTCAAGGGTGCGATCGGTGCCTACTTCGGCAACACCGCGCGCACCCCGGAGCTGACGCGGCACTCAACTCACAAACATCGGACGGGTGTTGCAGGCGTCACACAAGCCATGTCAAAAACTTAGGTAAGGCTAAGCTAACCTCTCGTTGTCCGCCTCGCTCACGAGGTGTCCCCTGCAAGGAGTGGTCACACCCATGTCCTCATTCACCCGCCGCACCGGTACCGTCGCCGTCACCCTGGCCGCCGGCAGCGCGCTCGTGCTGACCGGCACCGCCGCCGCTTCCCCGACGGCGGCCGGTACGGCCTCCCCGGCGCCGGCCGTCGCGTCCGCGCCGCTCGTGGAGGGCCTGTACCAGTCGGCCTATTCGGAGCGGAACGACGCGCTGTGGGTCACCTCCGCCGTCGGACGCCCGCCCGTCACCCAGTCGGCCCTGCTCCGGGTCGACCCCCGGACCCTGGAGATCGAGCAGACCATCGTGCCGCCGGTCACCGACGGGGCCACCGGCGCGGTCGAGGCCGTCTACGGCATCGACGTGGACGACGAGCACAACACCGTGTGGACCACGAACACCCGCGACAACAGCGTCTCCGTCTACAGCCAGCGCACCGGCGAGCACCTGGCGACCCTCCCCGGCGTCGACCACGCGCGGGAGATCGTGGTGGACGAACGTCACAACACCGTGTGGGCCAGCGCGTTCGGATCCGGCACCCTGGTCGCGTTCGACAGCCGGACCTTCGAGGAGAAGGACCGCGTCACGGTCGAGGGGGCGGGCCCGACCGGCCTGGCCGTCGACGAACGCAGCGGCACCGTCTACGCCGCGGACCTCTCGGGCGACCGCATCATCGAGGTCGGCCCCGACGACGAGGCGCCCCGCTTCATCCCCACCGGTGACGGCCCGATCTCCATCGACCTGTCGGAGAACGGCCGTACCGCCTACACCGCCGACCAGACCGGCGGCACGCTGTCGGTCGTGGACCTGCGCTCGGGCACCGTCGAGCGGACCGTGCCGACCGGCGAGGGCGCCCTGTCGGTCGAGGTCGAGCCGCGGACGGACCGGGTCGTCGTCGTCAACCGCACGGCCGCCACGGTCTCGGTCGTCGACGCGCGCCGCGGCCGGGTCGTCGACACCATCGCGACCGGCGCCAACCCCAACCACGTCGAGACCGTCCGCGGGACCGCCTTCGTGGTGGACAAGTCGGGCGCCGGCGCGGCACCGGACCAGCTCTACCGCATCCGCGTGGGCCGCTGACCCACGCACCGACCGGACGCCCGGCCGACGCGCTCCCTCGCGTCCGGCCGGGCGTCCGGCCCGTCAGGCGGGACCGCCCGGCGTCACGAGACCCGCCTCGTACGCCGTGAGCACGAAGTGGACGCGGTCGCGGGCGCCGAGTGCGGACCCGATGTTCGCCAGATGGGTCTCCGCGGTGCCGGGTGTGATGTGGAGACGCGCGGCGATCCCGTCCACGCCGGGCAGTTTCCCGACTACGCGTGGCAGCAGTGCCTTTCCCTGCCGCACCCGCGCGGCATCGCGGCGCTGCCGTCGGTCGCGGAAGCGTGGCTGGCGTTCGCCCTGTGGCCGGGTGTGGCGGTGGCGGTGGCCGTCACCGTCCTACGGCGGCGCGACATGTGACGGGGGCCGGGTCGGGCGGGAGGTGCGCCCGGCGTACGCGGGGGGTCGCACGGGCACCCGTCTACGGACCGTGTGTGCCACGTCACCCATCGGAGCGGTACGCTGCGGTTCCTGTTCCGGTGTGCGTCCCGAGAGATGTGGCATGGCCGAGATCGACACGATGGTGAAGGTGCTCCACACCCTGGAGTCCGCGGCTGAGATCTTCACCGAGGAGGAGCAGCGCCTGCGGCGGCTCCACGGCGAGCCGCACGACGGCGAGGCCACGGCGGGGAGCCCGCAGCAGACGCTGATCGGCATCCGCTCGATGGTGTCGAGCACGCGGCACGCGGCCAAGGCGGTCGCCACGGCCATCGGGTACACGCTCGCCGGCTCGGAGGAGCGGACCCGCGCCGTCGCCGTGGCGCGGACGAAGCCGATCTGCGTGCCCAGCGGTCTCGACCGGATGGGCCGCCCGATCGGCCCGCGGACGGTGCAGGCGCTGCGGATCATGCAGACGGTCTCGGAGTGGTTCGAGGACAACGACCTCGGGACCGAGATCGAGGTCTGCCTGGCCGCGCCGGACGCCACGTACCCGCCCAGCAGTTGGACGTCGCGCCCGGGGAAGCGCACCCTCCCGCCGCCGTCGTCCTGACCGTGCCGGGGCGGCGCGGCCAGGATGTCCGGGCGCTTCAGTCCGCCGCGGGCCGCCGCAGCACGGTGACGCCGCGCGGCGCGAGGACGGCGGCGCCCTCCGTGCCGCCGGCCAGGGCCCGGCCCGTGACGCCGTCGAGCGGCACAGGGGTGTCGCCGCGGTTCACGAGGAACCAGTAGTCGGCGTCCTCGCCCGCGCGGATCGTGAGTTCGGCCCGGCCGCGCACCTCTTCGGGCAGCTCGCTCGTGACGCCGGCGCGGGCGAGCAGGCCGGCCAGGACACCGGTCAGCCCGCCGGGGCCGAGGCGGGTCGAGACGTACGCGGCCGAGCCGCGGCCGGCCGGGCGGCGGGTGAGGGCCGGGCGGCCCTCGGCGTGGCCGGTGGTGTACCGGGCCAGGACCTCGACGGCCGGGTCGGTGACGGTGATGAGGTCGGTCCACAGGGTGCCCGTGCCGCCGTCGTCGAGCGGCGCCGTCTCGTCGTCCAGCAGCGGTGCGAACTCCTCGATGCGGATGCCGAGCAGCTCGCGCAGCGGACCGGGGTAACCCCCGAGCCAGGCGTGGTCGTTCTCGTCGACGATGCCGGAGAAGTACGTCGTCACGAGGTGGCCGCCGTTCTCGGTCCAGCGGACGAGGTCCTGGGCCAGGGCCGCGGGCAGGACGTGCAGGACGGGCGCGACCAGCAGGTCGTAGCCGTCGACGGGCGTCCCGGTGGGCACCACGTCGGCGCGTACCCCGAGGGCGAGGAACGCGGAGTACCAGTCGAGCGCCTCCTGCCGGTAGCGCAGGCGCGATGTGGGGTGCGAGTCCAGCTCACTGGCCCACCAGGACTCCCAGTCGAAGAGGATCGCGGCGCGCGCGGGGCGGCGGCGGGTGCCGGTGACGGGGGCCAGGTCGCGGAGGGTGGCGCCGAGGCGCGTCACGGCGCGGAAGACATCGCTGTCGGGGCCGGCGTGCGGGACCATCGCCGAGTGGTACTTCTCGGCGCCCGCGGCGGACTGGCGCCACTGGAAGAAGCAGACCGCGTCGGCGCCGTGCGCGACGTGGAGCAGGGAGTCGCGGGCGAGTTCACCGGGGCGCTTCGCCCGGTTCACGGGCTGCCAGTTGACGGCCGACGTGGAGTGCTCCATGAGGAACCAGGGACGGCCGCCCGCGATGTTGCCGACGAGGTTGGCGGAGAACGACAGCTCGTCGAGGGACTGCGGGCCGGGGTGCGTGTAGTGGTCGTTGGAGACGAAGTCGACCTCGGCCGCCCAGTCGGCGTAGTGCATGCCCTTCGTCTCGCCCACGACCATGAAGTTGGTGGTCACCGGGATGTCCGGGGTCAGGCGGCGCAGGACGGCGCGCTCGGCGCGCAGATGGTCCTTCAGCGCGTCGGAGGAGAAGCGCTTGAAGTCGAGCTGCTGGGTGGGGTTGGGGTGGGAGGCGGCAAGGCGCGGCGGGAGGATCTGGTCGAAGTCGTTGTAGCGCTGGGACCAGAACGCCGTCCCCCACGCGTCGTTGAGGGCGTCGATCGTGGTGTAGCGGTGGCGCAGCCACGTGCGGAAGGCGCGGGCCGCGTCGTCGGAGTAGTCGTAGATGTTGTGGCAGCCCAGTTCGTTGCTGATGTGCCAGGCGACCAGGGCCGGGTGGTCCGCGTAGCGCTCGGCCAGGGCCGTGACGAGGCGCAGGGCGTGCTCGCGGAAGACGGGGGAGGTCGGACGCCAATGCTGGCGTGCGCCGGGCGACACGATCTCGCCGGTGGCCGTGACGGGCAGGATCTCGGGGTGCGCGGTGGTCAGCCAGGGCGGTGGCGATGCGGTGGCCGTGGCGAGGTCCACGCCGATGCCGCCCGCGTGGAGGAGGTCCATGACCTCGTCCAGCCAGCCGAAGTCCCAGGTGTCCGGGCCGGGCTGGATGCGTGCCCAGGAGAAGATGGCGAGGGAGACGACGTTGACGCCCGCCTCGCGCATCAGGCGGACGTCCTCCCGCCAGGTCTCGCGGGGCCACTGGTCCGGGTTGTAGTCGGCGCCGTAGCCGAGGCCGGGGGCGGCACCGTCCGCGGCGGGCAGACGCGGCCAGCGGTGCGGGATCGTACGGGGCATCGGGCGTCACTCCTCGGGTGCGGGCGCGGGGCGCGGCGTCATGTTTGCGTAAACATGACGCGCAGCGGCGATGTTTACACTGCTGCCTGACAGGGGTCAAGAGCCGGAGAGGCGGTCACCAGTGGCGCAGACGGGGCGGCCGGACGGGACCGCGGAGGCGGAGCGGCGCACGCGGCGGGTCTCCATGGCGGACGTGGCGCGGCTCGCCGGGGTGTCGGCCCAGACCGTCTCCCGGGTGTCCAACGGCCACCCGGGCGTCGTCGAGGCCACCAGGCGCCAGGTGCTCGACGCCATGCAGGAACTCGGCTACCGCCCCAACAGCGCGGCCCGGGCACTGAAGCGCGGCGAGTTCCGCACGATCGGCGTCATCCTGTCCTCCCTCTCGACGACCGGCAGCGTCCGCACGCTGGAGGCCGTCGCCGCGTCCGCCGCGCAGGAGGGGTACGCCGTCACGCTGCTGCCGCTCGCCGCGCCGACGCGGGACGAGGTGCGGGGGGCGTTCACGCGTCTCGGCGAGCTGGCGGTGGACGGGTTCGTCGTGATCATGGAGGTCCATCTGCTGGACACGGCGACGGTGCCGATCCCGCCGGGCGCCCAGGTCGTCGTCGCCGACTCGGAGGCGGGCGGGCGCTACGCCGCCGTGGACACCGACCAGGCGGGCGGAGCGCGGGACGCGGTGCGCCACCTGCTGGCGCTGGGGCACGGCACGGTGTGGCATCTCGCGGGTCCCGCGGACTCGTTCGCCGCGCAGCGGCGCGCCACGGCGTGGCGGGACGCCCTCGCGGAGGCGGGCCGCCGGGTGCCGCCGCCGCTGCGGGGCGACTGGACCGCGGAGTCGGGGTACCGGGCGGGTCTGCGGCTCGCGGAGGAGCCGGGGTGCACCGCGGTGTTCGCGGCGAACGACCAGATGGCCCTCGGGCTGCTGCGCGCGCTGCACGAGCGGGGGCGGTCCGTGCCGGGGGACGTGAGCGTGGTGGGGTTCGACGACATCCCCGAGGCGGCGTCGTTCCTGCCGCCGCTGACGACCATCCGCCAGGACTTCGCCCGGGTCGGGCAGTTGCTCGTGCGGGGAGTCCTCGACCGGCTGCGCTCGGGGACCTCGGAGGCCGGGGCGACGCTGGTGCCGACGCGGCTGGTCGTGCGCGCGAGCACGGCCCCCCCGGGCGGCCCGCGTGCCGGAGGCCGTCAAGGCGGGCGGTGAGACGCCGAGTTGCCTGCAGGGGGGTCGAGTCGCGGGCGGTCGGGTTGGTAGCGTTCGAGCCCCCGGGAGGAGGAGGCACGGGCGTGACCGTGACCGCGAAGGATGTCGAGACGACCAGTGTTGTCTACGGGCAGAGCGACAGGCTGATGGATGTCCACCGGCCCGCGGACCCGCCGGGGGATCTCCCCGCGGTGCTGCTGTGGCACGGGAGCGGCGCCGACGAGCGTGAGGTCCTGCGGCCGCTGGCGCGGGCGGTGGCGGCGGCCGGCGCGGTCGTCCTCGTGCCCGACTGGCGTTCGGACACCCCCGACGCGGGGCGCGCGCATCTGCGGGACTCCGTGGCGTTCGCCGTCGAACGGGCCGGCTCGCTCGGCGCCGACGCGGAGCGGATCACGCTCGGCGGCTGGTCGCGGGGCGGCAAGGCGGCCCTCGGCACCGCCTTCCGGGCCGACGGGGTCGACGGGTGGCGGCCGCGGGCCGTCGTCGCCATCGCCGGGGCCGGCCGTACGCTTGCGCCGTACGGGGAGCTGCCGCGCGCGGGCGGCCCGGCGTCCCCCCTGCCCGTGGTGCTGGTCCACGGCACGGCCGACACTCTGGTGCGGATAGAGCGCTCGCGCGCGCTGCACACGCTGCTCACCGGGCAGGGCTGGCCGGTGACCCTGGAGGAGATCGACGCGGACCACGCGGGTGTCGTGATGGCTGTGCACGACGGGGGAAGCGGGCGGTGCGTGCCGAGCACGGACGAGGCTGTGGCGCGTGCGGGGGCACGGACGGCCGGCGTACTGGCCCGGGCCGCCGGCGCCGTGACCGGCTGAGGCGGCGCGGCCAGCGGGAACGTATCGGTCCGGCCGCGAATGTCATGGGTGTGTGACTGATCAGTTGTTCACATCGAAGTGTCAACTACGGTGCCGGTACGCTCACTTCATTCATCAAGGGGACACACCATGCACAGGTCCGCACGTCTCCCGCTGCCCGTCGCCGCAGCGGCATCGACCCTGCTGCTGATCACGGGGTGCGCGAACGAGGACGCGCCCTTCGGGATCGAGGCCGGCGACATCTACGAGGCGCCCGACGACTCCGACGTGGAGGATCTCCCCGAGTTCGACGAGGACGACCTCGGCGGGGACACCGGAGGCGACCTCGGCGGGGAGACCGACGGATCCTCGGCGGAGGGCGACTGGTACCTGGACC
Proteins encoded:
- a CDS encoding beta-galactosidase → MPRTIPHRWPRLPAADGAAPGLGYGADYNPDQWPRETWREDVRLMREAGVNVVSLAIFSWARIQPGPDTWDFGWLDEVMDLLHAGGIGVDLATATASPPPWLTTAHPEILPVTATGEIVSPGARQHWRPTSPVFREHALRLVTALAERYADHPALVAWHISNELGCHNIYDYSDDAARAFRTWLRHRYTTIDALNDAWGTAFWSQRYNDFDQILPPRLAASHPNPTQQLDFKRFSSDALKDHLRAERAVLRRLTPDIPVTTNFMVVGETKGMHYADWAAEVDFVSNDHYTHPGPQSLDELSFSANLVGNIAGGRPWFLMEHSTSAVNWQPVNRAKRPGELARDSLLHVAHGADAVCFFQWRQSAAGAEKYHSAMVPHAGPDSDVFRAVTRLGATLRDLAPVTGTRRRPARAAILFDWESWWASELDSHPTSRLRYRQEALDWYSAFLALGVRADVVPTGTPVDGYDLLVAPVLHVLPAALAQDLVRWTENGGHLVTTYFSGIVDENDHAWLGGYPGPLRELLGIRIEEFAPLLDDETAPLDDGGTGTLWTDLITVTDPAVEVLARYTTGHAEGRPALTRRPAGRGSAAYVSTRLGPGGLTGVLAGLLARAGVTSELPEEVRGRAELTIRAGEDADYWFLVNRGDTPVPLDGVTGRALAGGTEGAAVLAPRGVTVLRRPAAD
- a CDS encoding alpha/beta hydrolase fold domain-containing protein; this translates as MTVTAKDVETTSVVYGQSDRLMDVHRPADPPGDLPAVLLWHGSGADEREVLRPLARAVAAAGAVVLVPDWRSDTPDAGRAHLRDSVAFAVERAGSLGADAERITLGGWSRGGKAALGTAFRADGVDGWRPRAVVAIAGAGRTLAPYGELPRAGGPASPLPVVLVHGTADTLVRIERSRALHTLLTGQGWPVTLEEIDADHAGVVMAVHDGGSGRCVPSTDEAVARAGARTAGVLARAAGAVTG
- a CDS encoding LacI family DNA-binding transcriptional regulator gives rise to the protein MADVARLAGVSAQTVSRVSNGHPGVVEATRRQVLDAMQELGYRPNSAARALKRGEFRTIGVILSSLSTTGSVRTLEAVAASAAQEGYAVTLLPLAAPTRDEVRGAFTRLGELAVDGFVVIMEVHLLDTATVPIPPGAQVVVADSEAGGRYAAVDTDQAGGARDAVRHLLALGHGTVWHLAGPADSFAAQRRATAWRDALAEAGRRVPPPLRGDWTAESGYRAGLRLAEEPGCTAVFAANDQMALGLLRALHERGRSVPGDVSVVGFDDIPEAASFLPPLTTIRQDFARVGQLLVRGVLDRLRSGTSEAGATLVPTRLVVRASTAPPGGPRAGGRQGGR